Proteins encoded by one window of Streptosporangiales bacterium:
- a CDS encoding GNAT family N-acetyltransferase gives MIEALSPDDLLAATDGDMYVRVAVANGAVTDGAWAGDGAVVWANTHHGRPGFAGVGSPHGAATVVAALLDEIPDARRASLPRGWLDHLPTDLRVESRSDWDWMWTTTPPPSLPGAAGARWLVPDDHDDVSALLHEVSPGASTWPDDGRSHRWAGIRDDDGVLVACLADTSRSATVAHVSSVATAAAHRRRGHARALMGWVTRRFLEEGRSPVTLGMYADNDAARGMYGSLGFTCQHTFTGAVVAAATHPDDPTLTREGHPHRALTR, from the coding sequence GTGATCGAAGCCCTCTCGCCCGATGATCTCCTGGCAGCCACCGACGGCGACATGTACGTCCGCGTCGCGGTCGCCAACGGGGCCGTGACCGACGGCGCGTGGGCCGGCGACGGCGCGGTCGTGTGGGCGAACACCCACCACGGCCGGCCGGGTTTCGCCGGCGTCGGCTCGCCGCACGGTGCCGCCACCGTCGTCGCCGCGCTCCTCGACGAGATCCCGGACGCGCGGCGAGCGTCGCTGCCCCGCGGGTGGCTCGACCACCTGCCCACCGACCTCCGCGTCGAGAGCCGGTCGGACTGGGACTGGATGTGGACGACCACCCCGCCCCCGTCCCTCCCCGGCGCGGCCGGCGCCCGCTGGCTCGTGCCGGACGACCACGACGACGTCTCCGCGCTGCTCCACGAGGTCAGTCCGGGAGCGTCGACCTGGCCGGACGACGGCAGGTCGCACCGGTGGGCGGGCATCCGTGACGACGACGGCGTGCTCGTCGCGTGCCTCGCCGACACCAGCCGCAGCGCGACCGTCGCGCACGTGTCGTCGGTCGCCACCGCGGCCGCGCATCGCCGCCGCGGGCACGCCCGCGCGCTCATGGGCTGGGTCACCCGGCGGTTCCTCGAGGAGGGCAGGTCACCGGTCACCCTCGGGATGTACGCCGACAACGACGCGGCCCGCGGCATGTACGGGAGCCTCGGCTTCACCTGCCAGCACACCTTCACCGGCGCCGTGGTCGCGGCAGCGACCCACCCCGACGACCCGACGCTCACCCGTGAGGGGCACCCTCACCGTGCCCTGACACGGTGA
- a CDS encoding alpha/beta fold hydrolase: protein MLDALGRFCHRHNRLIVIAWLALILVGFGIGSKVFDRLAESDYATPGSESVRGTDLVEDVAGAGERVVVLVDGHDVDDPSLRTAVTEAVGDVRTQPHVLSAVDWYSTRTPSMRSEDGEASLVLVELDNTLSGSAADEAHDLVRERLERLSDEVSGVDVKVGGTTAVFRDFTTQIEHDIRRGELIAFPITLVLLVLVFGGIVAALLPLVGTVGAVAGSLLALLGFTYVIDIDSNAISITTIMGLGLSIDYALLVVSRYREERGHGLDGRAATGRAIAAAGRTVCFSALTVAAALSGMFAFKTPMFHAFALAGISVIVIAALAALTLVPALLGLAGRWIKAPTRPVPDEGFFSRISRGTQKVAPLVAIVVAGLLLFAGSPFLDAKFGGVDHTALPRSSESRIVADAQEDRFPGGGSEPVSVVAEVPRAELGAYGRQTVADLPGVNRVRAGDLGNGVAVLDVYPDDPAAGQTREEAGEKVVRAIWADRPDFAVYVTGSAALLVDLKAEIADRLPWGLAIIGIATFLLLFLMTGSILIPVKALVMDALSLGATFGMLVLVFQEGHLSDLLGFDPPGSLDLFVPILVFAFAFGLSMDYEVFLLSRIKEAYDATGDNKRAVTIGLQRSGRIITSAALLIIVVCAGFVSGELVMIKQMGLAMCVAVAVDATLVRCLLVPATMSLLGRANWWAPRWLRRVHRRIGLHESPPPAGATPSLAAPGLADPAPSDAAAPVVRHVTQQVPTASGRVVPVRMVLRDDDGPVLVFWPALGVAATYYTRFADALADRGISVALPDLPGQGDSTVEPRTASVGYGSLLATDVPDTLAAVRDLLPGRRLLVGGSSIGGQLAVLYAATHPDDVDGIVLVASGTAFFGGFPNVRRRLSVLGLSQFVDLTSRLSGHWPGDRFGFGGAQPAALMRDWARNARTGRYVVDGVDLDPLVARVRVPVLAITMAGDDLAPTSSVDHLCGKLRGARVDRWHHAPDGPAPGHLRWARNPGSVADRIAAWATGSGAVRPHVDASRWS from the coding sequence GTGCTCGACGCCCTCGGTCGGTTCTGCCACCGACACAACCGCCTGATCGTGATCGCCTGGCTCGCCCTGATCCTCGTGGGCTTCGGCATCGGCTCGAAGGTCTTCGACCGGCTCGCCGAGTCCGACTACGCCACGCCCGGCAGCGAGTCGGTGCGCGGCACAGACCTGGTGGAGGACGTCGCGGGGGCCGGCGAGCGGGTGGTGGTGCTCGTCGACGGGCACGACGTCGACGACCCGTCACTGCGCACCGCGGTCACCGAGGCGGTCGGTGACGTGCGCACCCAGCCGCATGTGCTCTCCGCGGTCGACTGGTACTCCACGCGCACGCCGTCGATGCGCTCCGAGGACGGCGAGGCGAGCCTGGTGCTCGTCGAGCTCGACAACACGCTGTCCGGTTCGGCCGCGGACGAGGCGCACGATCTCGTCCGCGAGCGGCTGGAGCGGCTCTCGGACGAGGTGTCGGGCGTCGACGTGAAGGTCGGCGGCACGACCGCGGTGTTCCGCGACTTCACCACCCAGATCGAGCACGACATCAGGCGCGGCGAACTGATCGCGTTCCCGATCACGCTGGTGCTGCTCGTCCTGGTGTTCGGCGGCATCGTCGCGGCGCTGCTGCCCCTGGTCGGCACGGTGGGCGCGGTCGCCGGGTCACTGCTCGCGCTGCTCGGCTTCACGTACGTGATCGACATCGACTCCAACGCGATCTCGATCACCACGATCATGGGCCTCGGCCTGTCCATCGACTACGCGCTGCTGGTCGTCAGCCGCTACCGCGAGGAACGTGGGCACGGTCTCGACGGCCGTGCGGCGACCGGACGCGCCATCGCGGCAGCCGGCCGCACCGTCTGCTTCTCCGCGCTCACCGTCGCGGCGGCGTTGAGCGGCATGTTCGCGTTCAAGACACCGATGTTCCACGCGTTCGCGCTCGCGGGCATCAGTGTGATCGTCATCGCGGCGCTCGCGGCCCTCACCCTCGTCCCCGCCCTGCTCGGTCTCGCCGGGCGCTGGATCAAGGCGCCGACTCGACCGGTCCCCGACGAGGGCTTCTTCTCCCGGATCTCGCGGGGCACGCAGAAGGTGGCGCCGCTCGTCGCGATCGTGGTCGCGGGGCTGCTGCTGTTCGCCGGCTCGCCGTTCCTCGACGCGAAGTTCGGCGGCGTCGACCACACCGCGCTGCCCAGGTCCTCGGAGAGCAGGATCGTCGCCGACGCCCAGGAGGACCGCTTTCCCGGCGGCGGCAGCGAACCCGTCAGCGTCGTCGCCGAGGTGCCGCGCGCCGAGCTCGGCGCGTACGGCAGGCAGACTGTCGCCGACCTACCTGGCGTCAACCGCGTGCGCGCGGGCGATCTGGGCAACGGCGTCGCGGTGCTCGACGTGTACCCCGACGACCCGGCGGCGGGCCAGACCAGGGAGGAGGCCGGCGAGAAGGTCGTCCGCGCGATCTGGGCCGACCGTCCCGACTTCGCGGTCTACGTCACCGGATCCGCCGCGCTCCTCGTCGACCTGAAGGCCGAGATCGCCGACCGGCTGCCGTGGGGACTCGCGATCATCGGGATCGCGACGTTCCTGCTGCTGTTCCTCATGACGGGGTCGATCCTCATCCCGGTCAAGGCGCTGGTCATGGACGCGCTGTCGCTCGGCGCGACGTTCGGCATGCTCGTCCTCGTCTTCCAGGAGGGTCACCTCTCCGATCTGCTCGGCTTCGACCCGCCGGGCTCGCTCGACCTGTTCGTGCCGATCCTGGTGTTCGCGTTCGCCTTCGGCCTCTCCATGGACTACGAGGTCTTCCTGCTGTCGCGGATCAAGGAGGCGTACGACGCGACCGGCGACAACAAGCGGGCGGTGACCATCGGCCTGCAGCGCAGCGGACGCATCATCACCTCCGCCGCGCTGCTGATCATCGTCGTGTGCGCGGGCTTCGTGTCCGGGGAGCTCGTCATGATCAAGCAGATGGGGTTGGCGATGTGCGTCGCCGTGGCCGTCGACGCGACCCTCGTGCGCTGCCTGCTCGTCCCGGCGACGATGTCGCTGCTCGGCCGGGCCAACTGGTGGGCGCCCCGCTGGCTGCGCCGCGTCCATCGGCGGATCGGGCTGCACGAGTCGCCGCCACCGGCGGGCGCGACCCCCTCGCTCGCGGCGCCCGGCCTCGCCGACCCGGCACCGTCCGACGCGGCCGCTCCGGTGGTGCGCCACGTCACCCAGCAGGTGCCCACGGCCTCCGGTCGCGTCGTCCCCGTCCGCATGGTCCTGCGCGACGACGACGGCCCGGTGCTCGTGTTCTGGCCGGCGCTCGGCGTGGCGGCCACGTACTACACACGCTTCGCCGACGCGCTCGCCGACCGCGGCATCTCCGTCGCGCTGCCCGACCTGCCGGGCCAGGGCGACTCGACCGTCGAGCCGCGCACGGCGTCGGTCGGCTACGGCAGCCTCCTCGCGACCGACGTGCCCGACACGCTCGCCGCCGTGCGCGACCTGCTGCCGGGCCGCAGGTTGCTGGTCGGCGGCAGCAGCATCGGCGGGCAGCTCGCCGTGCTGTACGCCGCCACCCACCCCGACGACGTCGACGGAATCGTCCTCGTCGCCAGCGGCACCGCCTTCTTCGGCGGCTTCCCGAACGTGCGCCGGCGGCTCTCGGTGCTCGGCCTCTCCCAGTTCGTCGACCTGACCAGCCGGCTCTCCGGTCACTGGCCGGGCGACCGCTTCGGGTTCGGCGGAGCGCAGCCCGCCGCGCTGATGCGCGACTGGGCCCGCAACGCGCGCACCGGCCGCTACGTCGTCGACGGAGTCGACCTCGACCCGCTGGTCGCGCGGGTCCGCGTGCCGGTGCTCGCGATCACGATGGCCGGCGACGACCTGGCGCCGACGAGCTCCGTCGACCACCTGTGCGGCAAGCTCCGCGGCGCCCGCGTCGACCGCTGGCACCACGCGCCCGACGGGCCCGCGCCCGGCCATCTGAGGTGGGCCAGGAACCCCGGCTCCGTCGCCGACCGCATCGCCGCCTGGGCCACCGGGAGCGGCGCAGTCCGCCCCCACGTGGACGCATCGCGTTGGTCATAG
- a CDS encoding DUF1707 domain-containing protein, whose translation MSSDSSAESLPAPQKGRAPALRASDADRHEAAEVLRAAAGDGRLDLDELDERLGLVFAAKTRADLEPILADLVTAAPSPPVPADSGEPLVLETGSGTIKRSGAWLVPRRIRAQCGSGTVKLDFTEATCPPEIVVEATARSGSVVLIVPRGWAVRIESASTTSGSVLSKANDPVEPGAPLLRVHGSVRSGTVKVRYRYRRRSR comes from the coding sequence ATGAGCTCTGATTCCAGCGCCGAGTCACTGCCCGCCCCGCAGAAGGGGCGAGCGCCGGCGCTGCGCGCGTCCGACGCCGACCGCCACGAGGCGGCCGAGGTCCTGCGCGCCGCGGCCGGTGACGGCCGGCTCGACCTCGACGAGCTCGACGAGCGGCTCGGGCTGGTGTTCGCTGCCAAGACCAGGGCCGACCTCGAGCCGATCCTCGCCGATCTCGTGACCGCGGCGCCGTCCCCACCGGTGCCGGCGGACTCCGGCGAGCCGCTCGTCCTCGAGACGGGCAGCGGCACGATCAAGCGGAGCGGGGCATGGCTGGTGCCGCGCCGGATCAGGGCGCAGTGCGGGAGCGGCACGGTGAAGCTCGACTTCACCGAGGCGACGTGCCCGCCCGAGATAGTCGTCGAGGCGACCGCCAGGTCGGGCAGCGTCGTGCTGATCGTGCCACGCGGGTGGGCCGTCCGCATCGAGTCCGCGTCCACCACCAGCGGCTCCGTCCTGAGCAAGGCGAACGACCCGGTCGAGCCCGGTGCGCCCCTGCTGCGGGTGCACGGCAGCGTGCGCAGCGGCACCGTCAAGGTGCGCTACCGCTACCGCCGCCGCTCGCGCTGA
- a CDS encoding alkaline phosphatase — translation MLTVHGDRAGQADGHGQVARNVIYLQGDGMGLAHRNLIRLATVGQDDDLVMNELPVTGSVHTDAADPEEAVTDSAAAATAFATGHKTYNGAIGVDADGNRVETVLEMAKKAGKATGLVTTAQVTDASPAAFAAHVPDRGDQSEIARQYLDESRPDVILGGGEDWWYPKGEPGAWPDHPETDPTEESQGTKGNLVEKAKDLGYEYLTNADELREAEGDRLLGLFANEEMFEYHPEGEGDLYDPSVPLTDMTDQALQTLSRHRQGFFLMVEEEGIDGMAHANNAALTITSGQALDDTVATVLRFVQENPRTLVIVGGDHETGGLTIENVDGEDEGGSGQQQEDGPFTIAGSDLQFTVDWTTGGHTAADTPVTATGPGSARLDGTIDNTDVFWAMVKAMRL, via the coding sequence ATGCTCACCGTCCACGGCGACCGGGCCGGCCAGGCGGACGGCCACGGCCAGGTGGCGCGCAACGTCATCTACCTGCAGGGCGACGGCATGGGCCTTGCGCATCGCAACCTGATCCGGCTCGCCACGGTGGGCCAGGACGACGACCTCGTCATGAACGAGCTGCCGGTCACCGGGTCGGTGCACACCGACGCCGCCGACCCGGAGGAGGCCGTGACCGACTCGGCGGCCGCCGCGACGGCGTTCGCCACGGGGCACAAGACGTACAACGGCGCGATCGGCGTCGACGCCGACGGCAACCGGGTCGAGACCGTTCTGGAGATGGCGAAGAAGGCCGGCAAGGCGACCGGTCTCGTGACGACCGCGCAGGTGACCGACGCGTCGCCGGCGGCGTTCGCGGCGCACGTGCCCGACCGCGGCGACCAGAGCGAGATCGCGCGCCAGTACCTGGACGAGAGCCGCCCGGACGTCATCCTCGGCGGCGGCGAGGACTGGTGGTACCCGAAGGGTGAGCCAGGCGCCTGGCCCGACCACCCGGAGACCGACCCGACCGAGGAGAGCCAGGGCACCAAGGGCAACCTCGTCGAGAAGGCGAAGGACCTCGGCTACGAGTACCTCACGAACGCCGACGAGCTCCGCGAGGCCGAGGGCGACCGGCTGCTCGGGCTGTTCGCCAACGAGGAGATGTTCGAGTACCACCCGGAGGGCGAGGGTGACCTGTACGACCCGAGCGTCCCGCTCACCGACATGACGGACCAGGCGCTGCAGACGCTCTCGCGCCACCGACAGGGCTTCTTCCTCATGGTCGAGGAGGAGGGCATCGACGGCATGGCGCACGCCAACAACGCCGCGCTGACGATCACGTCAGGCCAGGCGCTCGACGACACCGTCGCCACCGTCCTGCGGTTCGTGCAGGAGAACCCGCGCACCCTGGTGATCGTCGGCGGCGACCACGAGACCGGCGGCCTCACGATCGAGAACGTCGACGGCGAGGACGAAGGCGGCTCGGGTCAGCAGCAGGAGGACGGCCCGTTCACCATCGCGGGTTCTGACCTGCAGTTCACGGTCGACTGGACCACCGGCGGGCACACGGCCGCGGACACGCCCGTGACGGCGACGGGCCCCGGCTCGGCGCGTCTCGACGGGACGATCGACAACACCGACGTGTTCTGGGCGATGGTCAAGGCGATGCGCCTATAG
- the aspS gene encoding aspartate--tRNA ligase — translation MIRTHDAGALRAAHAGDTVTLAGWVARRRDHGGVVFVDLRDASGVVQVVFRSDSVATAAGDLRSEYCVRVTGMVARRPAGNENPALPTGDVEVDAAELVVLSESAPLPFPLDEHVDVGEEVRLRYRYLDLRRPGPAAAIRMRSEINRVAREVLHARDFVEIETPTMTRSTPEGARDFVVPARLRPGSWYALPQSPQLFKQLLMVAGMERYFQIARCYRDEDFRADRQPEFTQLDVEMSFVSEDDVIEVGEAVASALWREVAGHEIPLPIPRIAYHEAMARFGSDKPDLRFGQELTELTGFFAETPFRVFQAEYVGAVVMPGGATQTRKQLDGWQDWAKARGAKGLAYVLVGDDGTLGGPVARNLAEHERDGLAKAVGAEPGDAVFFAAGTPRDARPLLGAARLEIGRRCGLIDESSWAFCWVKDAPLFELASATDDVAVGSGTWTAVHHAFTSPKDEWADRLEEAPGDVLGYAYDLVCNGNEIAGGSIRIHRGDVQQRVFDLMGIGAEEAQAKFGFLLDALQYGPPPHGGVAFGWDRVCMLLAGADSLREVIAFPKSGGGFDPLTGAPAPITAQQRREAGIDAVPKSAAGGENHPS, via the coding sequence TTGATCCGCACCCACGACGCCGGCGCGCTGCGTGCTGCGCACGCCGGTGACACGGTCACCCTCGCCGGCTGGGTCGCGCGCCGCCGCGACCACGGCGGTGTCGTCTTCGTCGACCTGCGCGACGCGAGCGGTGTCGTCCAGGTCGTGTTCCGTTCCGACTCCGTGGCGACTGCCGCCGGCGACCTGCGCAGCGAGTACTGCGTGCGGGTCACCGGCATGGTCGCGCGGCGTCCGGCCGGCAACGAGAACCCGGCGCTGCCGACGGGCGACGTCGAGGTCGACGCCGCGGAGCTCGTGGTGCTCAGCGAGTCGGCCCCGCTGCCGTTCCCGCTCGACGAGCACGTCGACGTCGGCGAGGAGGTCAGGCTCAGGTACCGGTACCTCGACCTGCGCAGGCCGGGCCCCGCGGCCGCGATCCGGATGCGTTCGGAGATCAACCGCGTCGCCCGCGAGGTGCTGCACGCGCGCGACTTCGTCGAGATCGAGACCCCGACGATGACGCGGTCGACGCCGGAGGGCGCGCGCGACTTCGTCGTGCCCGCCCGGCTGCGTCCCGGCTCCTGGTACGCGCTCCCACAGTCGCCGCAGCTGTTCAAGCAGCTGCTCATGGTCGCGGGCATGGAGCGCTACTTCCAGATCGCGCGGTGCTACCGCGACGAGGACTTCCGGGCCGACCGGCAGCCGGAGTTCACCCAGCTCGACGTCGAGATGTCGTTCGTGTCCGAGGACGACGTGATCGAGGTCGGCGAGGCGGTCGCGTCCGCGCTGTGGCGCGAGGTCGCCGGGCACGAGATCCCGTTGCCGATCCCGCGCATCGCGTACCACGAGGCGATGGCGCGCTTCGGATCCGACAAGCCCGACCTGCGGTTCGGCCAGGAGCTCACCGAGCTGACCGGGTTCTTCGCCGAGACCCCGTTCCGGGTGTTCCAGGCGGAGTACGTCGGCGCGGTGGTCATGCCCGGCGGTGCCACGCAGACCCGCAAGCAGCTCGACGGCTGGCAGGACTGGGCGAAGGCGCGCGGTGCCAAGGGCCTCGCGTACGTCCTCGTCGGTGACGACGGCACGCTCGGCGGCCCGGTGGCGAGGAACCTCGCCGAGCACGAGCGCGATGGGCTCGCGAAGGCGGTCGGCGCCGAGCCAGGTGACGCCGTGTTCTTCGCGGCCGGCACGCCGCGCGACGCCCGTCCGCTCCTCGGCGCGGCGCGCCTGGAGATCGGCCGACGCTGCGGCCTGATCGACGAGAGCAGCTGGGCGTTCTGCTGGGTCAAGGACGCACCGCTGTTCGAGCTGGCGTCGGCGACCGACGACGTCGCCGTCGGTTCCGGCACCTGGACCGCGGTGCACCACGCGTTCACCTCGCCGAAGGACGAGTGGGCCGACCGGCTGGAGGAGGCCCCCGGCGACGTGCTCGGCTACGCGTACGACCTGGTCTGCAACGGCAACGAGATCGCCGGTGGGTCGATCCGTATCCACCGCGGCGACGTGCAGCAGCGGGTCTTCGACCTGATGGGGATCGGCGCCGAGGAGGCCCAGGCGAAGTTCGGCTTCCTCCTCGACGCGCTGCAGTACGGTCCGCCGCCGCACGGCGGCGTCGCGTTCGGCTGGGACCGCGTCTGCATGCTGCTCGCGGGAGCCGACTCGCTGCGCGAGGTGATCGCGTTCCCCAAGTCCGGCGGTGGGTTCGACCCGCTCACGGGCGCGCCGGCACCGATCACGGCGCAGCAGCGCAGGGAAGCGGGCATCGACGCGGTTCCCAAGTCGGCCGCGGGCGGCGAGAATCATCCGTCATGA
- a CDS encoding peptidylprolyl isomerase translates to MPGKERRRQLERERYQRQVTRRIRKDERRRTIRAVVTSVLIVVVVVGGMTFLALTLSKKDRDDPSALPTKESSAPPKPTPTKAAANTCAYAKVPAQAGKQKDVGTPPKKPVKSEFEATLATNRGDITVALDGKKAPCTVNSFGFLASKKFFDATPCHRVVNKQIYVLQCGKPKGEAQGPGYQYASENTTGATYKKGTLAMANSGTPDSNGSQFFIVYKDSPLPPQYTVFGHVTGGIGMVEKVAKGGVTKEDPQVGGGPPKKKVTIKNITVEKA, encoded by the coding sequence GTGCCCGGCAAGGAGCGACGCAGGCAGCTCGAGCGCGAGAGGTACCAGCGCCAGGTCACGCGCAGGATCCGCAAGGACGAACGCCGGCGCACGATCAGAGCCGTGGTCACGTCGGTCCTCATCGTCGTGGTGGTCGTCGGTGGCATGACGTTCCTCGCCTTGACGCTGTCCAAGAAGGACCGCGACGATCCGTCGGCGTTGCCGACCAAGGAGTCGTCGGCGCCGCCGAAGCCGACCCCCACCAAGGCCGCCGCGAACACCTGCGCCTACGCCAAGGTCCCTGCCCAGGCGGGCAAGCAGAAGGACGTCGGCACGCCGCCGAAGAAGCCGGTCAAGTCCGAGTTCGAGGCCACGCTCGCCACCAACCGCGGCGACATCACGGTGGCACTCGACGGCAAGAAGGCGCCGTGCACGGTCAACTCGTTCGGCTTCCTGGCGAGCAAGAAGTTCTTCGACGCCACGCCGTGCCACCGGGTGGTCAACAAGCAGATCTACGTGCTGCAGTGCGGCAAGCCCAAGGGCGAGGCCCAGGGCCCTGGCTACCAGTACGCGTCCGAGAACACCACCGGCGCGACGTACAAGAAGGGCACGCTCGCGATGGCGAACAGCGGGACGCCGGACAGTAACGGCAGCCAGTTCTTCATCGTTTACAAGGATTCGCCGCTGCCACCCCAGTACACCGTGTTCGGGCACGTCACAGGCGGTATCGGTATGGTCGAGAAGGTGGCCAAGGGTGGCGTCACCAAGGAGGATCCGCAGGTCGGCGGCGGCCCGCCCAAGAAGAAGGTCACCATCAAGAACATCACGGTCGAGAAGGCGTAG
- a CDS encoding histidine--tRNA ligase has protein sequence MATFRAPKGTYDLLPPLSETHLAVRAGLADPLRAAGYGYVETPTFEDTGLFERGVGESTDVVSKEMYTFDDKGGRSLTLRPEGTASVVRSAVEHHLDRGSLPVKLWYSGSMYRYERPQAGRYRHFWQVGAEALGLEDPALDAELVQLAVAGYRSLGLTRFRVLLNTLGCRECRPAYREKLLGFLRGLDLDEPTRARAELNPLRMFDDKRPEIADAMTAAPLVVDELCAECRAYHDEVRALLDDVGVAYEDSPRLVRGLDYYTRTTFTFDHPGLGAQSEIGGGGRYDGLAELVGGPRLPGVGWALGVDRTVLALEAEGVTVAAAAVAGAFLVPLGDEARRRAFGLLTELRSVGVEADMAYGGRGLKGAMKAADRSGARYAVIIGERDLAGGVAQVKDLASGEQDAVALTDLVAALKEKL, from the coding sequence GTGGCAACCTTCCGTGCGCCCAAGGGCACCTACGACCTCCTCCCGCCGTTGTCCGAGACCCACCTCGCCGTGCGCGCCGGCCTCGCCGACCCGCTGCGCGCCGCCGGTTACGGCTACGTCGAGACGCCGACGTTCGAGGACACCGGTCTGTTCGAACGCGGCGTCGGCGAGTCGACCGACGTCGTCAGCAAGGAGATGTACACGTTCGACGACAAGGGCGGCCGGTCGCTGACGCTGCGGCCCGAGGGCACCGCCAGCGTCGTCCGCTCCGCCGTCGAGCACCACCTCGACCGCGGCTCGCTGCCGGTCAAGCTCTGGTACTCGGGCTCGATGTACCGGTACGAGCGGCCGCAGGCCGGCCGCTACCGCCACTTCTGGCAGGTGGGCGCCGAGGCGCTCGGGCTGGAGGACCCGGCGCTCGACGCCGAGCTCGTCCAGCTGGCCGTCGCGGGCTACCGGTCGCTCGGCCTGACCAGGTTCCGGGTGCTGCTGAACACGTTGGGCTGCCGCGAGTGCCGGCCGGCGTACCGCGAGAAGCTGCTCGGCTTCCTGCGCGGCCTCGACCTCGACGAGCCCACCCGGGCACGTGCGGAGCTGAACCCGTTGCGGATGTTCGACGACAAGCGGCCCGAGATCGCCGACGCGATGACGGCCGCGCCGCTGGTGGTCGACGAGCTGTGCGCGGAGTGCCGCGCGTACCACGACGAGGTGCGCGCGCTGCTCGATGACGTCGGTGTCGCGTACGAGGACTCGCCTCGGCTGGTCCGCGGTCTCGACTACTACACCCGCACCACGTTCACGTTCGACCACCCGGGACTCGGCGCGCAGTCGGAGATCGGCGGCGGCGGCAGGTACGACGGCCTCGCGGAGCTCGTCGGCGGGCCCCGGCTGCCCGGCGTCGGCTGGGCGCTCGGCGTCGACCGCACGGTGCTCGCGCTCGAGGCCGAGGGCGTCACGGTGGCCGCGGCGGCGGTGGCCGGCGCGTTCCTGGTCCCGCTCGGCGACGAGGCACGCAGGCGTGCCTTCGGCCTGCTGACCGAGCTGCGGTCGGTGGGGGTCGAGGCTGACATGGCGTACGGCGGACGCGGCCTCAAGGGCGCGATGAAGGCGGCCGACAGGTCGGGAGCGCGCTACGCGGTGATCATCGGCGAGCGAGATCTCGCCGGCGGCGTCGCGCAGGTCAAGGACCTCGCCAGTGGCGAGCAGGACGCCGTCGCGCTGACCGATCTCGTCGCAGCACTGAAGGAGAAGCTTTGA
- a CDS encoding MBL fold metallo-hydrolase, which translates to MLIAGFPAQAFGTNCYVVAPAAGEECVVVDPGYGVRRELDALIDEHRLRPVAVLLTHGHLDHTFSVTPVCGARDVAAYIHPDDAELLEHPERGLSPETVAMLGGFEWTEPDDVKPLADGETVELAGLEIGVDHAPGHTRGSVLFRLPADDDVPEVCLAGDVLFAGSIGRTDLPGGDHATMLQTLRTRVLPLADTTVVLPGHGPQTTIGRERRGNPFLRELLDQESGTEN; encoded by the coding sequence GTGCTCATCGCCGGCTTCCCCGCCCAGGCGTTCGGCACGAACTGTTACGTCGTCGCGCCTGCGGCAGGTGAGGAGTGCGTCGTCGTCGACCCCGGCTACGGGGTGCGACGCGAGCTCGACGCGCTCATCGACGAACACCGGCTGCGGCCCGTGGCCGTGCTGCTGACCCACGGGCACCTCGACCACACCTTCTCGGTCACGCCCGTCTGCGGGGCGCGCGACGTGGCCGCGTACATCCACCCCGACGACGCCGAGCTGCTGGAGCACCCCGAGCGCGGCCTGTCGCCGGAGACGGTCGCGATGCTCGGCGGCTTCGAGTGGACCGAGCCGGACGACGTGAAGCCGCTCGCCGACGGCGAGACCGTCGAGCTCGCCGGCCTGGAGATCGGCGTCGACCACGCTCCCGGCCATACCAGGGGGTCGGTGCTGTTCCGGCTGCCGGCCGACGACGACGTGCCCGAGGTGTGCCTGGCGGGCGACGTGCTGTTCGCCGGCTCGATCGGCCGCACCGACCTGCCCGGCGGCGACCACGCGACGATGCTGCAGACCCTGCGGACGAGGGTGCTGCCGCTCGCCGACACGACGGTCGTCCTGCCGGGCCACGGCCCCCAGACGACGATCGGCCGGGAGCGTCGCGGGAACCCGTTCCTGCGGGAGCTGCTCGACCAGGAGAGTGGAACAGAGAACTAG